Proteins found in one Triticum urartu cultivar G1812 chromosome 4, Tu2.1, whole genome shotgun sequence genomic segment:
- the LOC125553266 gene encoding protein DETOXIFICATION 56-like, whose translation MDPPSPPHDHGRHEQEHHQDGCPAAREKRPWGWARAVAGEARAQRGIALPLIGMNLTWFAKQAVTTAFLGRLGDLQLAAGTLGFSFANATGFAVLTGLCGAMDPICGQAHGAGNAALLRRTLLMATAMLLAASLPIALLWLRVDTVLLRVFGQQPDIAVVARRYVLCLLPDLAVTSFLAPLKSYLSSQEVTLPTLFASAVGLTVHVPLTAWLARTRAVEGVAAAVWLSDLVVAVLLSAYVLASDVLLARKSAKTTAATAAPCARWWWPEETKTAAADWLRLIRLAVPCCLNTCLEWWCYEILILLTGRLPDARRAVAVIAITLNFDYLLFAGMLSLSVSASVRVSNSLGAGDAVGARRAGAVSILGGVLAGALGGLLMLASRRQWPRLYTHGAEVRDGVGKAMKVMAALEVVNFPLNVCGGIVRGTARPAVGMYAVLGGFYLVALPVGVALGFRARLGITGLLAGFIIGAAASLMVLLVVIARMDWGVEAEKARLRAGAGGDDDRNAEPKEASQNAADV comes from the coding sequence ATGGATCCACCGTCACCACCACATGATCACGGTCGGCATGAGCAAGAGCATCATCAGGATGGGTGCCCGGCGGccagggagaagaggccctgggGGTGGGCGCGCGCGGTGGCCGGCGAGGCGCGGGCGCAGCGGGGCATCGCGCTGCCGCTCATCGGCATGAACCTCACCTGGTTCGCCAAGCAGGCCGTCACCACCGCCTTCCTCGGCCGCCTCGGCGACCTCCAGCTCGCCGCCGGCACGCTCGGCTTCAGCTTCGCCAACGCCACGGGCTTCGCGGTGCTCACGGGCCTATGCGGCGCCATGGACCCCATCTGCGGCCAGGCGCACGGGGCCGGGAACGCGGCCCTGCTCCGCCGCACGCTGCTCATGGCCACCGCCATGCTGCTCGCCGCCTCCCTGCCCATCGCGCTCCTCTGGCTCCGCGTCGACACCGTGCTCCTCCGCGTCTTCGGCCAGCAGCCCGACATCGCAGTGGTGGCGCGGCGGTACGTGCTGTGCCTcctccccgacctcgccgtcACCTCCTTCCTCGCCCCGCTCAAGTCGTACCTCAGCTCCCAGGAGGTGACGCTCCCCACGCTCTTCGCCTCCGCCGTGGGCCTCACCGTCCACGTCCCGCTCACCGCGTGGCTGGCGCGGACCAGGGCCGTCGAgggcgtcgccgccgccgtctgGCTCAGCGACCTCGTCGTCGCGGTCCTCCTCTCCGCCTACGTGCTCGCGTCCGACGTGCTCCTCGCGAGGAAGAGCGCCAAGACGACGGCGGCCACAGCGGCGCCGTGCGCGCGGTGGTGGTGGCCGGAGGAGACCAAGACTGCCGCGGCCGACTGGCTCCGGCTGATCCGTCTCGCCGTGCCGTGCTGCCTCAACACGTGCCTCGAGTGGTGGTGCTACGAGATCCTGATCCTGCTCACGGGTCGCCTGCCGGACGCCCGGCGCGCGGTGGCGGTGATCGCGATCACCCTCAACTTCGACTACCTCCTCTTCGCCGGCATGCTCTCCCTCTCCGTGAGCGCGTCCGTGCGCGTGTCCAACTCACTGGGCGCGGGCGACGCCGTGGGGGCGCGCAGGGCCGGCGCCGTCTCGATCCTCGGTGGCGTGCTCGCCGGTGCCTTGGGCGGGCTGCTGATGCTGGCGTCGCGGCGGCAGTGGCCTCGCCTCTACACGCACGGCGCGGAGGTGCGGGACGGCGTGGGGAAGGCGATGAAGGTGATGGCGGCGCTGGAGGTGGTCAACTTCCCGCTGAACGTGTGCGGCGGCATCGTGCGCGGCACGGCGAGACCGGCCGTGGGCATGTACGCCGTGCTGGGCGGGTTCTACCTGGTGGCGCTGCCGGTGGGCGTGGCGCTGGGGTTCAGGGCTCGGCTGGGCATCACCGGGCTGCTGGCCGGGTTCATCATCGGCGCCGCGGCCAGCCTGATGGTGTTGCTCGTGGTGATCGCGCGCATGGACTGGGGCGTCGAGGCCGAGAAGGCGCGGCTGCGGGCCGGCGCCGGCGGCGATGATGATCGGAATGCTGAGCCCAAGGAGGCGTCGCAAAATGCTGCTGACGTTTGA